TGTGCTAAAATAAATTGCATATCCACCACTCATCTATATATTTTATTTTCAACATTACTTTCTATCTTAAGTTATTTGACCAATCTCTTCAACCTTGCTTGATAATACTGTAAATAACTCCTTTTTGTTTTATCACTTAAAAAAGATGCTCTAATTAACTGTTCTACCTTGTTTGAGTTTCCTGTCAATGATCCAAATATCTTATTAACCTGTTCTTCATTTAGATCAGCTTGATTTGCTAGTATATAAAATTGCTTTATTACTGTTCCTTGAGCAAGATTCCTAGGTAACAAACCATCCTCAAGAGCAAAATCGGTATCTGCAACATGAATTCTACTGTTCAGTAAATCATACGCAGGACTCATACGAAAGTCTCCCATGGGAGTTTCCAATAATGAGAAATTCTTAAGATGTGCATCTCCATTAGAAAAAAGATAATTAAACATCAAAAGTTTGAATAATTTCAATGCTTCAATCGGGTAGGCCGGAACGTATTTCTTCATCAAAACAAATAGATCGAGGTAATTTCCTGTGTATTTGTATTGCGAACCGTCAGTTTGAGGTGTTTTTTCTGCTAGTGAAGCAAAATCTTCTTGTGCCCACTTGCTGCCATCATCTTTGATATCAAACCTTTTGGTAATATAAGCTGGCTCTCCATTTTCAAAAAACACTAAAGCATTTTCAGCTATATCAATACCAAATGCTTGACGAGCAATTTGCATTGTCAAATGTTCATTAGCAGGCATTTGATCCACTTTATTTCCATAAGATGGTATAGGTTTTAAAATATAATTCCCTCTCTCCCCCTCATTAGCTAATCGGAGTTTATTCTTCTCAAGTATCACAGAATATTTTTCCTGTACTCCTGAAATTGATATATGTTTTCTACTATCATCAAATAAAGCATCTGAATCCATATTACTAGAAGGAGAACAATACGGTAAGATATGACTCACCTTTCTCCCATTAAAAACCTTTT
The Prolixibacteraceae bacterium DNA segment above includes these coding regions:
- a CDS encoding HipA domain-containing protein, whose protein sequence is MSLPEIKYCPGTLAEGFDTYSITCLKKVFNGRKVSHILPYCSPSSNMDSDALFDDSRKHISISGVQEKYSVILEKNKLRLANEGERGNYILKPIPSYGNKVDQMPANEHLTMQIARQAFGIDIAENALVFFENGEPAYITKRFDIKDDGSKWAQEDFASLAEKTPQTDGSQYKYTGNYLDLFVLMKKYVPAYPIEALKLFKLLMFNYLFSNGDAHLKNFSLLETPMGDFRMSPAYDLLNSRIHVADTDFALEDGLLPRNLAQGTVIKQFYILANQADLNEEQVNKIFGSLTGNSNKVEQLIRASFLSDKTKRSYLQYYQARLKRLVK